A section of the Lathamus discolor isolate bLatDis1 chromosome 6, bLatDis1.hap1, whole genome shotgun sequence genome encodes:
- the ATPAF2 gene encoding ATP synthase mitochondrial F1 complex assembly factor 2, translating into MWRRCRRLLCARCPLPRPPPAAAGTAPLRPGWGRAYAPPGERKRFYQNVSISQGEGGFEINLDHRKLKTPQAKLFSVPSEALAIAVATEWDSQKDTIKFYTMHLTTLCNTALDNPTQRSKMQLIRAAVKFLETDTVCYRVEEPPALAELQKNEWDPIVAWAEERYNVAIGSSTSILGPNIPASTKDTFVSHLASYNMWALQGIEYIITQLKSLILSMGVIDRHITVEKAVLLSRLEEEYQIQRWGNVEWAHDYDLCELRARAAAGTLFVHLCSESSTVKHKLLQD; encoded by the exons ATGTGGCGCCGCTGCCGCCGGCTGCTCTGCGCCCGCTGCCCGCTGCCCCGACCGCCTCCTGCCGCGGCCGGCACCGCCCCGCTGCGGCCGGGCTGGGGCCGGGCCTATGCCCCGCCGGGAG AGAGGAAGCGGTTTTACCAGAACGTGAGCATCTCTCAAGGGGAAG GAGGCTTCGAAATCAACCTGGACCACCGAAAACTGAAAACACCCCAGGCCAAGCTCTTCAGTGTGCCCAGTGAGGCCTTGGCCATTGCAGTGGCAACAGAGTGGGACTCCCAGAAAGACACCATCAAGTTCTACACCATGCATCTG ACCACCCTGTGCAACACAGCGCTGGACAACCCCACACAGAGGAGCAAAATGCAGCTGATCCGAGCAGCAGTGAAGTTCCTGGAGACTGACACTGTCTG CTATCGTGTGGAGGAGCCACCTGccttggcagagctgcagaagaatGAATGGGATCCCATTGTTGCCTGGGCTGAGGAAAG GTACAACGTGGCAATTGGCTCCTCCACCAGCATCCTGGGGCCAAACATCCCAGCCAGCACCAAGGATACCTTCGTCAGCCATCTGGCATCCTACAACATGTGGGCCCTGCAAG GTATAGAATATATCATCACCCAGCTGAAATCTCTGATCCTGTCCATGGGTGTGATTGACAGGCACATTACAGTAGAGAAAGCCGTGCTTCTCTCTCGCCTGGAGGAAGAATACCAG aTCCAGCGGTGGGGCAATGTGGAGTGGGCCCACGACTATGACCTGTGTGAGCTGCGTGCTCGTGCTGCAGCTGGGACTCTCTTTGTCCACCTCTGTTCGGAGAGCTCGACTGTGAAACATAAGCTGCTGCAGGACTGA